Proteins found in one Sorghum bicolor cultivar BTx623 chromosome 1, Sorghum_bicolor_NCBIv3, whole genome shotgun sequence genomic segment:
- the LOC8083633 gene encoding uncharacterized protein LOC8083633 isoform X3: MDLWKRWAEQHKCKNPRYIQENYSKIRDVEKELESLTLEMKLTAGPKKAALEHLRKKIEISTEKIRLAKVKEEQAKKAWEVAAQVVKDEEDAKQKLCDDLNHLVQESAASQYARLEELKKRLESLNPSRDSVSASGVYTAQHATLNSVPQQPTAQNPADVSGHQNIATEPASMQQRPIPAEAGKKRRPSNLGRGRGGVMILPKGRGSSGSGWTGAGFDVDSGT; this comes from the exons ATGGATTTATGGAAGAGATGGGCAGAACAGCACAAATGCAAGAATCCAAG ATACATTCAGGAGAACTATTCCAAAATTCGTGACGTAGAAAAGGAGTTAGAGAGTCTTACTTTAGAAATGAAACTGACAGCTGGGCCAAAGAAAGCAG CACTTGAGCACCTGAGGAAGAAGATTGAAATATCAACAGAGAAAATACGTTTAGCTAAGGTGAAAGAGGAACAGGCAAAAAAG GCCTGGGAAGTTGCTGCACAAGTTGTTAAAGACGAAGAGGATGCTAAGCAGAAGCTATGTGATGACTTGAACCATCTA GTCCAGGAGAGTGCTGCTTCCCAATATGCAAGATTAGAGGAGCTGAAGAAACGTTTAGAATCTCTAAATCCCAGCAGGGATTCTGTCAGTGCTTCA GGTGTTTATACTGCACAGCACGCTACTCTGAATTCAGTACCTCAGCAGCCAACTGCACAAAATCCTGCAGATGTATCTGGCCATCAGAATATTGCCACAGAGCCTGCTTCTATGCAACAGCGGCCTATACCTGCAGAGGCAGGAAAAAAGAGGAGACCATCGAACTTGGGAAGAGGTAGGGGTGGTGTGATGATCCTTCCGAAGGGAAGAGGGAGTTCTGGGTCAGGATGGACAGGTGCTGGGTTTGATGTAGATAGCGGTACATGA
- the LOC8083633 gene encoding uncharacterized protein LOC8083633 isoform X2, with the protein MSKCHHLLLLKLPGHRGRTEEEEHTGGALLPVDVACHVAAAEAPHLPSIILVEDDSLISCPLDLAQQMLHRALEHLRKKIEISTEKIRLAKVKEEQAKKAWEVAAQVVKDEEDAKQKLCDDLNHLVQESAASQYARLEELKKRLESLNPSRDSVSASGVYTAQHATLNSVPQQPTAQNPADVSGHQNIATEPASMQQRPIPAEAGKKRRPSNLGRGRGGVMILPKGRGSSGSGWTGAGFDVDSGT; encoded by the exons ATGTCAAAGTGCCACCACCTTCTGCTTCTAAAACTGCCAGGCCACAGGGGACGAACCGAGGAAGAAGAACACACTGGAGGTGCTCTTTTGCCCGTTGACGTCGCTTGCCATGTCGCTGCCGCTGAAGCCCCGCATCTCCCCTCCATCATTCTTGTGGAAGACGACTCCCTGATCAGCTGTCCCCTTGATTTAGCGCAACAAATGCTTCACCGTG CACTTGAGCACCTGAGGAAGAAGATTGAAATATCAACAGAGAAAATACGTTTAGCTAAGGTGAAAGAGGAACAGGCAAAAAAG GCCTGGGAAGTTGCTGCACAAGTTGTTAAAGACGAAGAGGATGCTAAGCAGAAGCTATGTGATGACTTGAACCATCTA GTCCAGGAGAGTGCTGCTTCCCAATATGCAAGATTAGAGGAGCTGAAGAAACGTTTAGAATCTCTAAATCCCAGCAGGGATTCTGTCAGTGCTTCA GGTGTTTATACTGCACAGCACGCTACTCTGAATTCAGTACCTCAGCAGCCAACTGCACAAAATCCTGCAGATGTATCTGGCCATCAGAATATTGCCACAGAGCCTGCTTCTATGCAACAGCGGCCTATACCTGCAGAGGCAGGAAAAAAGAGGAGACCATCGAACTTGGGAAGAGGTAGGGGTGGTGTGATGATCCTTCCGAAGGGAAGAGGGAGTTCTGGGTCAGGATGGACAGGTGCTGGGTTTGATGTAGATAGCGGTACATGA
- the LOC8083632 gene encoding protein NRT1/ PTR FAMILY 8.3 isoform X1, translated as MSVLARNSEVGEMRWDGNNNINRLQSLNCEYKRHYKKKTEIQCMILIIVRKSSWCESIVVNWLHSSYFFVCSLCDIACLLQLHSLDAFPEEQTAPMDTQDEERPLIHPLPTQDECSEFTCDGTVDINNQRAPKRSTGNWRACFFILGAEFTECVAVYAITKNLVSYLTGVLHESNVDAATTVSTWIGTSFFTPLIGAFLADTFWGRYWTVVVFLSVYAIGMLTLTASAFLPLLMGSSYNRGIHRAATYLGLSLTALGNGGIKPCVPALGADQFDATDPVERVKKGSFFNWFYFSVNIGSLLSATVIVWVQDNIGWGVGFAIPAVLMVSGLPLFVAGHKVYRYQRVGGSPLTRVSQVVVAAVRNYRLELPEDCSALHEVPGNCKIQHTSQFRFFDKATIVVAPSSNEKAPTANSPWRLCTVSQVEELKMLLRMFPVWASMVLFFAATAQMSSTFIEQGAAMDNHVGPFTVPPASLATFDVVAVMVCVPIYDTVLVPLARRGTGKERGLSQLQRLGVGLGLSVAGMAYAALVEGRRLSLARSTQPSASMSIMWQAPAFAVLGAGEVFTAIGILEFFYDQSPDGMKSLGTALAQLAIAAGNYLNSAMIAAVAAVTTRNGEPGWIPDDLNNGHLDYFFWLMALLGVVNLLYFLHCSIRYGGNKNNTCS; from the exons ATGAGTGTTCTCGCTAGGAATAGTGAGGTCGGGGAGATGCGGTGGGATGGAAATAACAATATCAATCGTTTACAGTCACTTaactgtgaatataaaagacaTTACAAAAAAAAGACAGAAATTCAGTGTATGATTCTCATAATTGTGCGAAAGTCATCATGGTGCGAAAGTATAGTTGTTAACTGGTTACATTCATcctatttttttgtttgttcTTTATGTGATATCGCTTGTCTCCTTCAGTTGCATTCACTCGACGCCTTCCCTGAAGAGCAGACAGCTCCCATGGATACACAAGATGAGGAGAGGCCACTGATTCATCCCTTGCCCACACAG GATGAATGTTCAGAATTCACTTGTGATGGGACAGTTGATATTAACAACCAGCGTGCTCCGAAGCGGAGCACGGGGAACTGGAGGGCATGCTTCTTTATTTTAG GTGCTGAATTCACTGAATGTGTGGCCGTCTACGCAATCACAAAGAACTTGGTCAGCTACCTCACTGGTGTCCTCCACGAGAGCAACGTCGATGCTGCGACAACCGTGTCCACCTGGATCGGCACTTCATTCTTCACACCGCTCATTGGAGCTTTCTTAGCTGACACATTCTGGGGACGATATTGGACAGTTGTGGTCTTCCTCTCGGTTTACGCAATT GGGATGCTCACCCTGACTGCATCAGCGTTTCTCCCACTGCTGATGGGCTCCTCCTACAACCGTGGCATTCATCGTGCCGCCACATACCTGGGCCTCTCCCTCACCGCTCTCGGCAACGGTGGCATAAAGCCATGTGTTCCTGCCCTTGGTGCCGATCAGTTTGACGCAACCGACCCAGTGGAGAGGGTGAAAAAGGGCTCATTCTTCAACTGGTTCTACTTCTCAGTCAACATTGGCTCGCTGCTGTCGGCAACCGTGATCGTCTGGGTGCAGGACAACATCGGGTGGGGAGTCGGATTCGCGATCCCGGCAGTGCTCATGGTGTCTGGGCTGCCCTTGTTCGTCGCCGGTCACAAGGTTTACAGGTACCAGAGAGTGGGAGGGAGTCCTCTCACGAGGGTCTCCCAGGTGGTTGTTGCAGCTGTGAGGAACTACCGTTTGGAGTTGCCTGAAGACTGCTCTGCTCTGCATGAGGTGCCTGGAAATTGCAAGATTCAGCATACAAGTCAGTTCAG GTTCTTTGACAAGGCTACCATTGTAGTAGCGCCATCCTCCAACGAGAAAGCTCCAACTGCAAACAGTCCATGGAGGCTTTGTACAGTGTCCCAGGTCGAGGAGCTCAAAATGCTGCTCCGGATGTTCCCCGTGTGGGCGTCCATGGTGCTCTTCTTTGCCGCCACCGCCCAGATGTCGTCCACGTTCATCGAGCAGGGCGCAGCCATGGACAACCACGTCGGTCCGTTCACCGTTCCTCCCGCGTCCCTCGCCACCTTCGACGTCGTTGCCGTCATGGTCTGCGTCCCCATCTACGACACCGTGCTGGTGCCTCTTGCCCGGCGGGGAACGGGCAAGGAGCGGGGCCTGTCGCAGTTGCAGCGGCTGGGCGTCGGCCTCGGGCTGTCCGTGGCTGGCATGGCGTACGCAGCGCTGGTCGAGGGGAGGCGCTTGTCTCTCGCCCGTAGCACGCAGCCGTCGGCGTCGATGAGCATCATGTGGCAGGCGCCGGCGTTCGCGGTGCTCGGCGCGGGCGAGGTGTTCACTGCCATCGGCATCCTCGAGTTCTTCTACGATCAGTCGCCGGACGGGATGAAGAGCCTTGGCACGGCCCTTGCGCAGCTCGCCATCGCGGCCGGCAACTACCTCAACTCTGCCATgatcgccgccgtcgccgccgtcacGACGCGCAACGGGGAACCAGGGTGGATCCCCGACGACCTGAACAACGGGCACCTGGACTATTTCTTCTGGTTGATGGCTCTTCTTGGCGTGGTGAACCTGCTGTACTTCCTGCATTGCTCCATTAGGTACGGAGGCAACAAGAACAACACATGTTCTTGA
- the LOC8083633 gene encoding uncharacterized protein LOC8083633 isoform X1, with protein sequence MAAPPPSYPAALKPEIGPDGLARDSPVIAYTEKVILEEQLQLKKYIQENYSKIRDVEKELESLTLEMKLTAGPKKAALEHLRKKIEISTEKIRLAKVKEEQAKKAWEVAAQVVKDEEDAKQKLCDDLNHLVQESAASQYARLEELKKRLESLNPSRDSVSASGVYTAQHATLNSVPQQPTAQNPADVSGHQNIATEPASMQQRPIPAEAGKKRRPSNLGRGRGGVMILPKGRGSSGSGWTGAGFDVDSGT encoded by the exons atggcggcgccgccgccgtcataTCCAGCGGCCTTGAAGCCGGAGATCGGCCCTGACGGCCTCGCTCGAGATTCTCCCGTAATCGCCTACACCGAGAAG GTCATTTtggaggagcagctgcagctGAAGAA ATACATTCAGGAGAACTATTCCAAAATTCGTGACGTAGAAAAGGAGTTAGAGAGTCTTACTTTAGAAATGAAACTGACAGCTGGGCCAAAGAAAGCAG CACTTGAGCACCTGAGGAAGAAGATTGAAATATCAACAGAGAAAATACGTTTAGCTAAGGTGAAAGAGGAACAGGCAAAAAAG GCCTGGGAAGTTGCTGCACAAGTTGTTAAAGACGAAGAGGATGCTAAGCAGAAGCTATGTGATGACTTGAACCATCTA GTCCAGGAGAGTGCTGCTTCCCAATATGCAAGATTAGAGGAGCTGAAGAAACGTTTAGAATCTCTAAATCCCAGCAGGGATTCTGTCAGTGCTTCA GGTGTTTATACTGCACAGCACGCTACTCTGAATTCAGTACCTCAGCAGCCAACTGCACAAAATCCTGCAGATGTATCTGGCCATCAGAATATTGCCACAGAGCCTGCTTCTATGCAACAGCGGCCTATACCTGCAGAGGCAGGAAAAAAGAGGAGACCATCGAACTTGGGAAGAGGTAGGGGTGGTGTGATGATCCTTCCGAAGGGAAGAGGGAGTTCTGGGTCAGGATGGACAGGTGCTGGGTTTGATGTAGATAGCGGTACATGA
- the LOC8083632 gene encoding protein NRT1/ PTR FAMILY 8.3 isoform X2: MDTQDEERPLIHPLPTQDECSEFTCDGTVDINNQRAPKRSTGNWRACFFILGAEFTECVAVYAITKNLVSYLTGVLHESNVDAATTVSTWIGTSFFTPLIGAFLADTFWGRYWTVVVFLSVYAIGMLTLTASAFLPLLMGSSYNRGIHRAATYLGLSLTALGNGGIKPCVPALGADQFDATDPVERVKKGSFFNWFYFSVNIGSLLSATVIVWVQDNIGWGVGFAIPAVLMVSGLPLFVAGHKVYRYQRVGGSPLTRVSQVVVAAVRNYRLELPEDCSALHEVPGNCKIQHTSQFRFFDKATIVVAPSSNEKAPTANSPWRLCTVSQVEELKMLLRMFPVWASMVLFFAATAQMSSTFIEQGAAMDNHVGPFTVPPASLATFDVVAVMVCVPIYDTVLVPLARRGTGKERGLSQLQRLGVGLGLSVAGMAYAALVEGRRLSLARSTQPSASMSIMWQAPAFAVLGAGEVFTAIGILEFFYDQSPDGMKSLGTALAQLAIAAGNYLNSAMIAAVAAVTTRNGEPGWIPDDLNNGHLDYFFWLMALLGVVNLLYFLHCSIRYGGNKNNTCS; this comes from the exons ATGGATACACAAGATGAGGAGAGGCCACTGATTCATCCCTTGCCCACACAG GATGAATGTTCAGAATTCACTTGTGATGGGACAGTTGATATTAACAACCAGCGTGCTCCGAAGCGGAGCACGGGGAACTGGAGGGCATGCTTCTTTATTTTAG GTGCTGAATTCACTGAATGTGTGGCCGTCTACGCAATCACAAAGAACTTGGTCAGCTACCTCACTGGTGTCCTCCACGAGAGCAACGTCGATGCTGCGACAACCGTGTCCACCTGGATCGGCACTTCATTCTTCACACCGCTCATTGGAGCTTTCTTAGCTGACACATTCTGGGGACGATATTGGACAGTTGTGGTCTTCCTCTCGGTTTACGCAATT GGGATGCTCACCCTGACTGCATCAGCGTTTCTCCCACTGCTGATGGGCTCCTCCTACAACCGTGGCATTCATCGTGCCGCCACATACCTGGGCCTCTCCCTCACCGCTCTCGGCAACGGTGGCATAAAGCCATGTGTTCCTGCCCTTGGTGCCGATCAGTTTGACGCAACCGACCCAGTGGAGAGGGTGAAAAAGGGCTCATTCTTCAACTGGTTCTACTTCTCAGTCAACATTGGCTCGCTGCTGTCGGCAACCGTGATCGTCTGGGTGCAGGACAACATCGGGTGGGGAGTCGGATTCGCGATCCCGGCAGTGCTCATGGTGTCTGGGCTGCCCTTGTTCGTCGCCGGTCACAAGGTTTACAGGTACCAGAGAGTGGGAGGGAGTCCTCTCACGAGGGTCTCCCAGGTGGTTGTTGCAGCTGTGAGGAACTACCGTTTGGAGTTGCCTGAAGACTGCTCTGCTCTGCATGAGGTGCCTGGAAATTGCAAGATTCAGCATACAAGTCAGTTCAG GTTCTTTGACAAGGCTACCATTGTAGTAGCGCCATCCTCCAACGAGAAAGCTCCAACTGCAAACAGTCCATGGAGGCTTTGTACAGTGTCCCAGGTCGAGGAGCTCAAAATGCTGCTCCGGATGTTCCCCGTGTGGGCGTCCATGGTGCTCTTCTTTGCCGCCACCGCCCAGATGTCGTCCACGTTCATCGAGCAGGGCGCAGCCATGGACAACCACGTCGGTCCGTTCACCGTTCCTCCCGCGTCCCTCGCCACCTTCGACGTCGTTGCCGTCATGGTCTGCGTCCCCATCTACGACACCGTGCTGGTGCCTCTTGCCCGGCGGGGAACGGGCAAGGAGCGGGGCCTGTCGCAGTTGCAGCGGCTGGGCGTCGGCCTCGGGCTGTCCGTGGCTGGCATGGCGTACGCAGCGCTGGTCGAGGGGAGGCGCTTGTCTCTCGCCCGTAGCACGCAGCCGTCGGCGTCGATGAGCATCATGTGGCAGGCGCCGGCGTTCGCGGTGCTCGGCGCGGGCGAGGTGTTCACTGCCATCGGCATCCTCGAGTTCTTCTACGATCAGTCGCCGGACGGGATGAAGAGCCTTGGCACGGCCCTTGCGCAGCTCGCCATCGCGGCCGGCAACTACCTCAACTCTGCCATgatcgccgccgtcgccgccgtcacGACGCGCAACGGGGAACCAGGGTGGATCCCCGACGACCTGAACAACGGGCACCTGGACTATTTCTTCTGGTTGATGGCTCTTCTTGGCGTGGTGAACCTGCTGTACTTCCTGCATTGCTCCATTAGGTACGGAGGCAACAAGAACAACACATGTTCTTGA